A window of the Streptomyces albireticuli genome harbors these coding sequences:
- the gcvT gene encoding glycine cleavage system aminomethyltransferase GcvT, with amino-acid sequence MTDAPRRTALDALHRTLGATMTDFAGWDMPLRYGSERDEHVAVRTRAGLFDLSHMGEITLTGPQAGQALDFALVGNLSALAVGRARYTMICEAGGGILDDLIVYRLAEQEYMVVANASNAQVVLDALTERAAGFETEVRDDRENYALLAVQGPEAPGILKSLTDADLDGLKYYAGLPGTVAGVPALIARTGYTGEDGFELFVAPGDAERLWRALTDAGTDAGLVPCGLSCRDTLRLEAGMPLYGHELTTATTPFDAGLGRVVKFDKTTNDGDFTGREALTAAAERAATNPPRKLVGLIAEGRRVPRAGFSVVADGAVVGEVTSGAPSPTLGKPIAIAYVDAAHAAPGTKGVSVDIRGSHEPYEVVALPFYKRER; translated from the coding sequence ATGACCGATGCCCCTCGCCGTACGGCCCTCGACGCGCTGCATCGCACGCTCGGCGCCACCATGACCGACTTCGCCGGCTGGGACATGCCCCTGCGGTACGGCAGCGAGCGTGACGAGCACGTCGCGGTCCGCACCCGCGCCGGCCTCTTCGACCTCTCCCACATGGGCGAGATCACCCTCACCGGCCCGCAGGCGGGCCAGGCCCTCGACTTCGCGCTCGTCGGCAACCTCTCCGCGCTCGCGGTCGGCCGCGCCCGCTACACCATGATCTGCGAGGCCGGCGGCGGCATCCTGGACGACCTGATCGTCTACCGGCTGGCCGAGCAGGAGTACATGGTCGTCGCCAACGCCTCCAACGCCCAGGTGGTGCTGGACGCCCTGACCGAGCGCGCGGCGGGCTTCGAGACCGAGGTGCGCGACGACCGGGAGAACTACGCGCTGCTCGCCGTCCAGGGCCCCGAGGCCCCGGGCATCCTGAAGTCCCTCACCGACGCCGACCTGGACGGACTGAAGTACTACGCGGGCCTGCCGGGCACCGTCGCGGGCGTCCCGGCGCTGATCGCCCGTACGGGCTACACCGGCGAGGACGGCTTCGAGCTGTTCGTGGCGCCGGGCGACGCCGAGCGGCTGTGGCGGGCGCTGACCGACGCGGGCACCGACGCCGGTCTGGTGCCCTGCGGCCTCTCCTGCCGCGACACGCTGCGCCTGGAGGCGGGCATGCCGCTGTACGGGCACGAGCTGACGACCGCGACCACGCCCTTCGACGCGGGCCTGGGCCGGGTGGTGAAGTTCGACAAGACCACGAACGACGGTGACTTCACCGGCCGCGAGGCTCTCACGGCCGCCGCCGAGCGCGCCGCGACGAACCCGCCGCGCAAGCTGGTCGGGCTGATCGCCGAGGGCCGCCGGGTGCCGCGCGCCGGGTTCTCCGTGGTCGCCGACGGCGCGGTGGTGGGCGAGGTCACGTCCGGCGCCCCCTCCCCCACCCTCGGCAAGCCGATCGCCATCGCGTACGTCGACGCCGCGCACGCCGCACCCGGTACAAAGGGTGTGTCCGTGGACATTCGCGGCAGCCATGAGCCCTACGAGGTCGTCGCCCTGCCCTTCTACAAGCGCGAGCGCTGA
- a CDS encoding ABC transporter permease has translation MTAPLHDTGAETAAVDVTAGVPAKAIEGRSPWRIAWIRLKRDKLALAGGIVVLLLILVAVFAPLIVSVLGHPPNEFHEEEIDPLFSVPKGSWGGINSDFLLGVEPRNGRDVFSRIVYGARVSLLVAFLAAVVAVVLGTLFGIVAGFFGGWVDTVVSRLMDLLLAFPQLLFIIALVSVVPDSLWGLTGSGVRMGVLIVVIGFFGWPYIGRIVRGQTLSLREREYVEAARSLGAGRGYILLRELLPNLVAPITVYTTLMIPTNVLTEAALSFLGTGVKPPTASWGDMLSRAVDHYEADPLFMIIPGLAIFVTVLAFNLFGDGVRDALDPKGSR, from the coding sequence ATGACGGCACCACTGCACGACACGGGCGCGGAGACCGCGGCCGTCGATGTCACCGCCGGCGTCCCGGCCAAGGCCATCGAGGGCCGCTCTCCCTGGCGCATCGCCTGGATCCGCCTCAAGCGCGACAAGCTGGCGCTGGCCGGCGGGATCGTCGTCCTGCTGCTGATCCTGGTCGCGGTCTTCGCGCCGCTGATCGTGAGCGTCCTCGGGCACCCGCCGAACGAGTTCCACGAGGAGGAGATCGACCCGCTGTTCAGCGTCCCCAAGGGCTCCTGGGGCGGCATCAACTCGGACTTCCTCCTGGGCGTCGAGCCGCGCAACGGGCGCGACGTGTTCAGCCGCATCGTCTACGGCGCGCGGGTCTCGCTGCTCGTCGCCTTCCTCGCGGCGGTCGTCGCGGTCGTCCTGGGCACGCTGTTCGGGATCGTCGCCGGCTTCTTCGGGGGCTGGGTGGACACGGTCGTCAGCCGCCTCATGGACCTGCTGCTGGCCTTCCCCCAGCTGCTGTTCATCATCGCGCTGGTCTCCGTGGTCCCCGACTCCCTCTGGGGGCTCACGGGTTCGGGCGTCCGCATGGGGGTGCTGATCGTGGTGATCGGCTTCTTCGGCTGGCCCTACATCGGGCGCATCGTGCGCGGCCAGACGCTCTCGCTCCGGGAGCGGGAGTACGTGGAGGCGGCGCGCAGCCTGGGCGCCGGCCGGGGCTACATCCTGCTCCGGGAGCTGCTGCCCAACCTGGTCGCGCCGATCACCGTCTACACCACCCTGATGATCCCCACCAATGTGCTCACCGAGGCCGCCCTCAGCTTCCTCGGTACGGGCGTCAAGCCGCCCACCGCCTCCTGGGGCGACATGCTCTCCCGGGCCGTCGACCACTACGAGGCCGACCCACTGTTCATGATCATCCCGGGTCTCGCCATTTTCGTCACCGTCCTGGCGTTCAACCTCTTCGGTGACGGGGTGCGGGACGCGCTGGACCCCAAGGGTTCGCGTTAG
- a CDS encoding RICIN domain-containing protein produces MRRPLRSTAAFLGTAVAALGLASPAMADAPAPASAVRIHSAAYGGCLTAEGSAYRDPRGTLRPWLVALQPCETGAAYRQSWRYSPDTHQYQSVAEPYRCVERRGGLLVTSLCDADAADQRFRAERVGGGDTRVRVVSEADGRVWEQVERRSGARGEGVRDVRDGGSAAQRWRVGAA; encoded by the coding sequence ATGCGCCGTCCGCTCCGCTCCACCGCCGCGTTCCTCGGCACCGCCGTCGCCGCCCTCGGTCTCGCCTCCCCCGCCATGGCCGACGCCCCCGCCCCGGCGTCCGCCGTACGGATCCACAGCGCCGCGTACGGCGGCTGCCTCACGGCCGAGGGCTCGGCGTACCGCGACCCGCGCGGCACGCTCCGCCCCTGGCTCGTGGCACTCCAGCCCTGCGAGACCGGCGCCGCGTACCGCCAGTCCTGGCGCTACAGCCCCGACACCCACCAGTACCAGTCGGTCGCCGAGCCCTACCGGTGCGTCGAGCGGCGGGGCGGTCTGCTGGTGACGTCGCTGTGCGACGCGGACGCGGCGGACCAGCGCTTCCGGGCGGAGCGGGTGGGTGGGGGCGATACCCGGGTGAGAGTGGTGTCGGAGGCGGACGGGCGGGTGTGGGAGCAGGTGGAGCGGCGGAGCGGGGCGCGGGGGGAGGGGGTGCGGGACGTTCGTGACGGGGGGTCGGCGGCGCAGAGGTGGCGGGTCGGGGCGGCCTGA
- the glyA gene encoding serine hydroxymethyltransferase, with translation MSLLNSSLHELDPDVAAAVDAELHRQQSTLEMIASENFAPVAVMEAQGSVLTNKYAEGYPGRRYYGGCEHVDVVEQIAIDRIKALFGAEAANVQPHSGAQANAAAMFALIKPGDTILGLNLAHGGHLTHGMKINFSGKLYNVVAYHVDEQTNVVDMDEVERLAKEHRPKLIIAGWSAYPRQLDFAAFRRIADEVGAYLMVDMAHFAGLVAAGLHPNPVPHAHVVTTTTHKTLGGPRGGVILSTAELAKKINSAVFPGQQGGPLEHVIAAKAVSFKVAASEEFKERQQRTLEGARLLAERLVQPDVAEAGVSVLSGGTDVHLVLVDLRNSELDGQQAEDRLHEVGITVNRNAIPNDPRPPMVTSGLRIGTPALATRGFQAEDFREVADIIAEALKPSYDVAALRGRVTALADKHPLYAGLK, from the coding sequence ATGTCGCTTCTGAACAGCTCCCTCCATGAGCTCGACCCCGACGTCGCCGCCGCTGTCGACGCCGAACTCCACCGCCAGCAGTCCACCCTCGAAATGATCGCGTCGGAGAACTTCGCTCCGGTCGCCGTCATGGAGGCCCAGGGCTCGGTCCTCACCAACAAGTACGCCGAGGGCTACCCGGGCCGCCGCTACTACGGTGGCTGCGAGCACGTCGACGTCGTCGAGCAGATCGCCATCGACCGGATCAAGGCGCTCTTCGGCGCCGAGGCGGCGAACGTCCAGCCGCACTCCGGCGCGCAGGCCAACGCCGCCGCGATGTTCGCGCTGATCAAGCCCGGCGACACCATCCTGGGCCTGAACCTCGCGCACGGCGGTCACCTGACCCACGGCATGAAGATCAACTTCTCCGGGAAGCTCTACAACGTGGTCGCGTACCACGTCGACGAGCAGACCAACGTGGTCGACATGGACGAGGTCGAGCGCCTCGCCAAGGAGCACCGCCCGAAGCTGATCATCGCCGGCTGGTCGGCGTACCCGCGGCAGCTGGACTTCGCGGCCTTCCGCCGGATCGCGGACGAGGTCGGCGCGTACCTCATGGTCGACATGGCCCACTTCGCGGGCCTGGTCGCCGCGGGTCTGCACCCCAACCCGGTGCCGCACGCCCACGTCGTCACCACGACCACCCACAAGACGCTGGGCGGCCCGCGCGGTGGTGTGATCCTCTCCACTGCGGAGCTCGCCAAGAAGATCAACTCTGCCGTCTTCCCCGGTCAGCAGGGTGGTCCGCTGGAGCACGTGATCGCCGCCAAGGCCGTTTCCTTCAAGGTCGCGGCCAGCGAGGAGTTCAAGGAGCGCCAGCAGCGTACGCTGGAGGGCGCCAGGCTCCTCGCGGAGCGCCTGGTGCAGCCGGACGTGGCCGAGGCGGGCGTCTCCGTCCTCTCCGGCGGCACGGACGTGCACCTGGTCCTCGTGGACCTGCGCAACTCCGAGCTGGACGGCCAGCAGGCCGAGGACCGCCTCCACGAGGTCGGCATCACGGTCAACCGCAACGCCATCCCGAACGACCCGCGGCCGCCGATGGTCACCTCGGGTCTGCGGATCGGCACGCCGGCGCTGGCCACCCGCGGCTTCCAGGCCGAGGACTTCCGCGAGGTCGCGGACATCATCGCCGAGGCGCTGAAGCCGTCCTACGACGTGGCGGCGCTGCGCGGCCGCGTCACCGCCCTGGCGGACAAGCACCCGCTGTACGCCGGTCTGAAGTAA
- a CDS encoding N-acetylmuramoyl-L-alanine amidase produces the protein MEENPVAAYPPTHWIPAAGANYTVSARPGAYPVDLVVIHLTQETFPDAMRIFQDPAAKVSAHYMVASADGYIGQFVREKDIAWHAGNWNRNTRSIGIEHEGWIDRPEYLTDALYRSSARLTAAVCDRYGIPKDRTHIIGHDEVPGSTHTDPGPHWDWDRYLKLVTDGR, from the coding sequence TTGGAAGAGAACCCCGTCGCCGCGTACCCGCCCACCCACTGGATACCGGCGGCCGGCGCCAACTACACGGTCTCCGCCCGCCCGGGCGCGTACCCGGTCGACCTCGTGGTGATCCACCTGACCCAGGAGACGTTCCCCGACGCGATGCGGATCTTCCAGGACCCCGCGGCCAAGGTCTCCGCGCACTACATGGTCGCCTCCGCCGACGGCTACATCGGCCAGTTCGTCCGCGAGAAGGACATCGCCTGGCACGCCGGGAACTGGAACCGCAACACCCGCAGCATCGGCATCGAACACGAGGGCTGGATCGACCGGCCCGAGTACCTCACGGACGCCCTCTACCGCTCCTCGGCGCGGCTGACCGCCGCCGTCTGCGACCGCTACGGCATCCCCAAGGACCGCACACACATCATCGGGCATGACGAAGTCCCCGGATCCACCCATACCGACCCCGGTCCGCACTGGGACTGGGACCGCTATCTCAAGCTGGTGACCGACGGCCGCTAA
- a CDS encoding L-serine ammonia-lyase — MAISVFDLFSIGIGPSSSHTVGPMRAALMFTRRLKNEGLLAHTTSVRAELFGSLGATGHGHGTPKAVLLGLEGHSPRTVDVETADDEVERIRATKRLRLLGAEIGSTHEIDFDESTQLILHRRRSLPYHANGMTLFAYDEDGAPLLEKTYYSVGGGFVVDEDAVGEDRIVLDDTVLKYPFRTGDELLRLSRETGLSISALMLENEKAWRTETEIREGLLEIWRVMQACVSRGLSREGILPGGLKVRRRAANTARQLRAEGDPQARAMEWITIYAMAVNEENAAGGRVVTAPTNGAAGIIPAVLHYYMNFVPGADEDGIVRFLLAAGAIGMLFKENASISGAEVGCQGEVGSACSMASGGLAEVLGGSPEQVENAAEIGMEHNLGLTCDPVGGLVQIPCIERNGMAAAKAVTAARMALRGDGRHHVSLDKVIKTMKETGADMKVKYKETARGGLAVNVIEC; from the coding sequence GTGGCCATCTCCGTATTCGATCTCTTCTCGATCGGCATAGGCCCGTCCAGCTCCCACACGGTCGGTCCCATGCGGGCCGCGCTGATGTTCACGCGCCGCCTGAAGAACGAGGGCCTCCTGGCCCACACCACCTCCGTGCGCGCCGAGCTCTTCGGCTCCCTCGGCGCCACCGGCCACGGCCACGGCACGCCCAAGGCCGTGCTGCTCGGCCTGGAGGGCCACTCCCCGCGCACCGTCGACGTGGAGACCGCGGACGACGAGGTCGAGCGGATCCGCGCCACGAAGCGGCTGCGGCTGCTCGGCGCCGAGATCGGCTCCACCCACGAGATCGACTTCGACGAGTCGACCCAGCTGATCCTGCACCGCCGCCGCTCCCTGCCGTACCACGCCAACGGCATGACCCTCTTCGCCTACGACGAGGACGGCGCGCCCCTGCTGGAGAAGACGTACTACTCGGTCGGCGGCGGCTTCGTCGTCGACGAGGACGCGGTGGGCGAGGACCGGATCGTCCTCGACGACACCGTGCTGAAGTACCCCTTCCGCACCGGTGACGAGCTGCTGCGCCTCTCCCGCGAGACGGGCCTGTCGATCTCGGCCCTGATGCTGGAGAACGAGAAGGCCTGGCGCACCGAGACGGAGATCCGCGAGGGCCTCCTGGAGATCTGGCGCGTCATGCAGGCCTGCGTCTCGCGCGGCCTGTCCCGCGAGGGCATCCTGCCGGGCGGCCTCAAGGTCCGCCGCCGCGCCGCGAACACCGCCCGCCAGCTGCGCGCCGAGGGCGACCCGCAGGCCCGCGCGATGGAGTGGATCACGATCTACGCCATGGCGGTCAACGAGGAGAACGCCGCGGGCGGCCGCGTCGTGACGGCCCCGACCAACGGCGCCGCGGGCATCATCCCGGCCGTGCTGCACTACTACATGAACTTCGTGCCCGGCGCGGACGAGGACGGCATCGTCCGCTTCCTCCTCGCCGCGGGCGCGATCGGCATGCTCTTCAAGGAGAACGCCTCCATCTCCGGCGCCGAGGTCGGCTGCCAGGGCGAGGTCGGCTCCGCCTGCTCGATGGCCTCCGGCGGCCTCGCCGAGGTCCTCGGCGGCTCCCCGGAGCAGGTCGAGAACGCCGCCGAGATCGGCATGGAGCACAACCTGGGCCTCACCTGCGACCCGGTCGGCGGCCTGGTGCAGATCCCGTGCATCGAGCGCAACGGCATGGCCGCCGCCAAGGCCGTCACCGCGGCCCGGATGGCGCTGCGCGGCGACGGCCGCCACCACGTCTCCCTGGACAAGGTCATCAAGACCATGAAGGAGACGGGCGCGGACATGAAGGTCAAGTACAAGGAGACGGCGCGGGGCGGTCTCGCGGTCAACGTCATCGAGTGCTGA
- a CDS encoding ATP-binding protein: MAGLEGTEQPRQRGGAAAVRWSPVVDGEPALKSFDLFGNPALGEVRLPSRPQSAVAARRLTQAVVLRQWGLSAQLTEHAVLLVSELVGNAVRHTGARFFGLRMLRRRGWLRMEVRDPSRGLPCLMPVHEMDTSGRGLFLVDKLSDRWGVDLLARGKTTWFEMRVADR; the protein is encoded by the coding sequence ATGGCGGGCCTGGAAGGAACGGAGCAGCCGCGGCAGCGGGGCGGGGCGGCCGCGGTGCGGTGGTCGCCGGTCGTCGACGGCGAACCGGCGCTCAAATCGTTCGACCTGTTCGGCAACCCCGCGCTCGGCGAGGTCCGGCTGCCCTCGCGGCCGCAGTCCGCGGTGGCCGCGCGCCGGCTGACCCAGGCGGTGGTGCTGCGGCAGTGGGGCCTCTCCGCCCAACTCACCGAGCACGCCGTCCTGCTGGTCTCCGAGCTCGTGGGCAACGCCGTGCGGCACACCGGGGCCCGGTTCTTCGGCCTGCGGATGCTGCGCCGCCGCGGCTGGCTCCGGATGGAGGTCCGGGACCCCTCCCGCGGGCTGCCGTGCCTGATGCCCGTGCACGAGATGGACACCAGCGGGCGCGGCCTGTTCCTGGTGGACAAGCTCTCGGACCGGTGGGGCGTGGACCTGCTGGCGCGGGGCAAGACGACCTGGTTCGAGATGCGGGTCGCGGACCGCTGA
- a CDS encoding enhanced serine sensitivity protein SseB codes for MSIPQQYDGTPGAAPAGTPAGGVHPGWPANELEAVLAASLGVPGAGPRIVEVLGRSHVWVPLPNGGGPGSPDLDVPTVEIEGAAFVPVFSSEGEFLRVAGDRMSFTVAPAVEFARGLPPQVGIVVNPEGAVGVPLPPPAVAALCRAGRTALDGEATGGRVRLFEPDWQDEPTAFLAAAGLEFAGAQVVRTARRALAAVEGGAPALFVGVELDLPDPGSRGTVMDALGRALGAVPVPWPVQLVFLDVAQDPVVDWMRSRVRPFYDRDL; via the coding sequence ATGAGCATCCCCCAGCAGTACGACGGCACCCCAGGTGCCGCCCCGGCCGGCACCCCGGCCGGCGGAGTCCACCCCGGGTGGCCCGCCAACGAGCTCGAAGCGGTGCTCGCCGCTTCCCTCGGCGTCCCCGGCGCCGGGCCCCGCATCGTCGAGGTGCTCGGCCGCAGCCACGTATGGGTCCCGCTGCCGAACGGCGGCGGTCCCGGCAGCCCCGACCTGGACGTGCCGACCGTGGAGATCGAGGGCGCGGCGTTCGTCCCGGTCTTCAGCTCCGAGGGTGAGTTCCTGCGGGTCGCGGGCGACCGGATGTCCTTCACCGTGGCCCCCGCCGTCGAGTTCGCCCGCGGCCTGCCCCCGCAGGTCGGCATCGTCGTCAACCCCGAGGGCGCCGTCGGCGTGCCCCTCCCGCCGCCCGCGGTCGCCGCGCTCTGCCGGGCCGGGCGCACCGCCCTCGACGGGGAGGCCACCGGCGGCCGGGTGCGCCTCTTCGAGCCCGACTGGCAGGACGAGCCCACCGCCTTCCTCGCCGCCGCCGGCCTGGAGTTCGCCGGCGCGCAGGTCGTCCGGACCGCCCGCCGCGCCCTCGCCGCCGTCGAGGGCGGCGCCCCGGCCCTCTTCGTCGGCGTCGAGCTCGACCTGCCCGACCCGGGCAGCCGAGGCACCGTCATGGACGCCCTCGGCCGCGCCCTCGGCGCCGTGCCCGTGCCCTGGCCCGTCCAGCTCGTCTTCCTCGACGTGGCGCAGGACCCGGTCGTCGACTGGATGCGCTCCCGGGTCCGCCCGTTCTACGACCGTGACCTGTGA
- a CDS encoding AAA family ATPase has translation MRGGPDGPDGHDPAAPGGRARVLDLRDGAGRPELRFPPGDLLIVSGLPGSGKSTLIRRVVPPLDGRAGLVWCVDSQDSRERLERRLPARLPYGLYRPFARLAHYATLRRALRSGSSAVVHDCGERGWVRRWLARDARRRGRDVHLLLLDVAPGTALAGQAARGRHVSPRAFGRHRKAMTRLVTEATTGRLPWGTASAVVLDRAAVDVLRRVAFEEGRPGKG, from the coding sequence GTGCGCGGCGGGCCGGACGGCCCGGACGGACACGACCCCGCCGCGCCCGGCGGCCGGGCCCGGGTGCTCGACCTGCGCGACGGCGCGGGCCGGCCGGAGCTGCGCTTCCCGCCGGGCGACCTGCTGATCGTCTCCGGCCTGCCGGGCAGCGGGAAGTCCACGCTGATCCGGCGCGTGGTGCCGCCGCTCGACGGCCGCGCCGGCCTCGTGTGGTGCGTCGACTCCCAGGACTCCCGCGAGCGGCTGGAGCGCCGGCTGCCCGCCCGGCTGCCGTACGGCCTCTACCGCCCCTTCGCCCGCCTCGCCCACTACGCGACCCTGCGCCGTGCCCTCCGCTCCGGCTCCAGCGCCGTCGTCCACGACTGCGGGGAGCGCGGCTGGGTGCGCCGCTGGCTGGCCCGGGACGCGCGGCGGCGCGGCCGCGACGTCCATCTCCTGCTGCTGGACGTCGCCCCCGGCACGGCCCTCGCCGGCCAGGCCGCCCGCGGCCGGCATGTCTCCCCGCGCGCCTTCGGCCGCCACCGGAAGGCGATGACCCGCCTGGTGACGGAGGCGACGACGGGCCGGCTGCCATGGGGGACGGCGTCGGCGGTGGTGCTCGACCGTGCCGCGGTGGACGTGCTGCGGCGGGTCGCGTTCGAGGAGGGCCGGCCCGGGAAGGGCTGA
- a CDS encoding EF-hand domain-containing protein produces MADIADIEARKAEARKAFERFDVDGDGLITAAEYKSVMAQLGDFHVTETVAQAIIKNKDGNGDGVLSFDEFWSSLNG; encoded by the coding sequence ATGGCCGACATCGCCGACATCGAGGCGCGCAAGGCCGAGGCGCGAAAGGCTTTCGAGCGGTTCGACGTGGACGGGGACGGCCTGATCACGGCCGCCGAATACAAGAGCGTGATGGCTCAGCTCGGCGACTTCCACGTCACCGAGACGGTGGCCCAGGCCATCATCAAGAACAAGGACGGCAACGGCGACGGCGTGCTGTCCTTCGACGAGTTCTGGTCGTCCCTCAACGGCTGA
- the gcvH gene encoding glycine cleavage system protein GcvH — translation MSNPQQLRYSKEHEWLSAAEDGVATVGITEFAASSLGDVVYAQLPAVGDTVTAGESCGELESTKSVSDLYAPVTGEVVEANQDVVDDPSLVNSAPFEGGWLFKVKITDEPDELLSADEYTAFTAG, via the coding sequence ATGAGCAACCCCCAGCAGCTGCGCTACAGCAAGGAGCACGAGTGGCTGTCGGCCGCCGAGGACGGCGTGGCGACGGTCGGTATCACCGAGTTCGCGGCGAGCTCGCTCGGTGACGTGGTCTACGCCCAGCTCCCGGCGGTCGGCGACACGGTCACCGCGGGCGAGTCCTGTGGCGAGCTGGAGTCGACCAAGTCGGTCAGCGACCTGTACGCCCCGGTGACCGGTGAGGTCGTCGAGGCCAACCAGGACGTCGTGGACGACCCCTCGCTGGTGAACTCCGCCCCCTTCGAGGGCGGCTGGCTGTTCAAGGTGAAGATCACGGACGAGCCGGACGAGCTGCTGTCGGCCGACGAGTACACCGCCTTCACCGCAGGCTGA
- the cutA gene encoding divalent-cation tolerance protein CutA: protein MPDAAYLAVMTTTDSEERARLLATTAIERRLAACAQIDGPVTSHYHWRGKVECDTEWRVLYKTTGERYAELEAHIKGAQVYATPEIIATPITAGSDEYLAWLRTETGVGARG, encoded by the coding sequence ATGCCCGACGCCGCGTACCTCGCCGTGATGACGACGACCGACAGCGAGGAGCGCGCCCGGCTCCTCGCCACCACCGCCATCGAGCGCCGCCTCGCGGCCTGCGCGCAGATCGACGGACCGGTCACCAGCCACTACCACTGGCGGGGCAAGGTCGAGTGCGATACGGAGTGGCGGGTGCTGTACAAGACGACGGGGGAGCGGTACGCGGAGCTGGAGGCGCACATCAAGGGTGCGCAGGTGTACGCGACGCCGGAGATCATCGCTACGCCGATCACGGCGGGGAGTGACGAGTATCTGGCGTGGTTGCGGACGGAGACGGGGGTGGGGGCGCGGGGGTAG
- a CDS encoding enoyl-CoA hydratase/isomerase family protein produces the protein MTVHLEVSEGVGTIRLDRPPMNALDISTQDRIRELAEEATHREDVRAVVLWGGEKVFAAGADIKEMRDMDHAAMVARSRGLQDSFTAVARIPKPVVAAVTGYALGGGCELALCADFRIAADNAKLGQPEILLGLIPGAGGTQRLARLIGPSKAKDLIFTGRQVRADEALTLGLVDRVVPAAEVYERALEWATRLAAGPALALRAAKEAVDTGLETDIDTGLAIERNWFAGLFATEDREIGMRSFVEDGPGKAKFVRPSAG, from the coding sequence ATGACTGTGCATCTTGAGGTTTCCGAGGGCGTCGGCACCATCCGTCTGGACCGGCCGCCGATGAACGCGCTCGACATCTCCACGCAGGACCGGATCCGCGAGCTCGCCGAGGAGGCGACCCACCGCGAGGACGTCCGCGCCGTCGTGCTCTGGGGCGGCGAGAAGGTCTTCGCGGCCGGCGCGGACATCAAGGAGATGCGGGACATGGACCACGCCGCCATGGTGGCGCGGTCCCGCGGTCTCCAGGACTCCTTCACCGCCGTCGCCCGGATCCCCAAGCCCGTCGTCGCCGCCGTCACCGGCTACGCCCTGGGCGGCGGGTGCGAGCTCGCGCTCTGCGCCGACTTCCGGATCGCCGCCGACAACGCCAAGCTCGGCCAGCCGGAGATCCTGCTGGGCCTGATCCCGGGCGCGGGCGGCACCCAGCGGCTGGCCCGGCTCATCGGCCCGTCCAAGGCCAAGGACCTCATCTTCACCGGACGTCAGGTCAGGGCGGACGAGGCGCTGACCCTCGGCCTCGTCGACCGGGTCGTGCCGGCCGCGGAGGTCTACGAGCGCGCGCTGGAGTGGGCGACCCGGCTCGCCGCCGGGCCCGCGCTGGCCCTGCGCGCCGCCAAGGAGGCGGTGGACACCGGCCTGGAGACCGACATCGACACCGGGCTCGCCATCGAACGCAACTGGTTCGCGGGGCTGTTCGCGACCGAGGACCGGGAGATCGGCATGCGGAGCTTCGTCGAGGACGGGCCGGGCAAGGCCAAGTTCGTCCGGCCGTCCGCCGGTTGA
- a CDS encoding enhanced serine sensitivity protein SseB C-terminal domain-containing protein yields the protein MLRQVAPGRYDAYEGLLRALAEGTVWMLLWHGQSGAPDAQYGNMEVDGLGYAPCVTSAQELAASGWNRAHEVISGHAVATSLYPGRWGLWLNPHAPGGGVGVPWLDLRRIAAGMDRLPAGPLLLSEPAIEIPQFYALLGQNAHRTPAVRALRRAWVQPSLGSPYLAIGLDLYDTSPAAVESVRSMMQQSVGAVPEGLPVSTVAMSDEHDPVAMWMHANTRPFFDRDAYGGGAPAPAAGYGYPPQGGGRTGAY from the coding sequence ATGCTGCGCCAGGTGGCGCCCGGTCGGTACGACGCGTACGAGGGCCTGCTGAGGGCCCTCGCCGAGGGCACCGTCTGGATGCTGCTCTGGCACGGGCAGTCCGGGGCGCCCGACGCCCAGTACGGCAACATGGAGGTCGACGGCCTCGGCTACGCCCCGTGCGTGACCTCCGCGCAGGAGCTCGCCGCCAGCGGCTGGAACCGCGCCCATGAGGTGATCTCCGGCCACGCCGTCGCCACCTCCCTCTACCCCGGCCGCTGGGGCCTGTGGCTCAACCCGCACGCCCCCGGCGGCGGCGTCGGCGTGCCCTGGCTCGACCTGCGGCGGATCGCCGCCGGCATGGACCGGCTGCCGGCCGGCCCGCTCCTGCTGAGCGAGCCCGCCATAGAGATCCCGCAGTTCTACGCCCTGCTCGGGCAGAACGCCCACCGCACGCCCGCGGTCCGGGCGCTGCGCCGCGCCTGGGTGCAGCCCTCCCTGGGCAGCCCGTACCTGGCGATCGGCCTCGACCTCTACGACACCTCCCCGGCCGCCGTGGAATCGGTGCGGTCGATGATGCAGCAGTCGGTCGGCGCGGTGCCCGAGGGGCTGCCGGTCTCCACGGTCGCGATGTCCGACGAGCACGACCCCGTCGCGATGTGGATGCACGCCAACACCCGGCCCTTCTTCGACCGCGACGCCTACGGCGGCGGCGCGCCCGCCCCGGCGGCCGGCTACGGCTACCCGCCCCAGGGCGGCGGCCGCACCGGCGCGTACTGA